The proteins below are encoded in one region of Brassica napus cultivar Da-Ae chromosome A6, Da-Ae, whole genome shotgun sequence:
- the LOC106349343 gene encoding NDR1/HIN1-like protein 13, which produces MSHHHHYETNPHFARLPSQNQHVKGGGASTSQTPPHQTSKSHPKTAPGIQIKPRDRHGKRPVQEPPHSVIPVPLRPEERLPPRETPNSSKIPVLSSPEEKRPPRKNPNSAKRPLLLSPEGHQRSPPPQQPQAPRGYATSLPPIAKPTPWRNAPTPSPHRRGGHRTPPPSRDQTNTATWSAAFCCAIFWIILILSGLVVLIVYLVYRPRSPHIDISAANLNAAYLDMGFLLNGDLTMLANFTNPNKKSSVEFSSLTFELYYYNTLIASQYVEPFKVPKKMSMFANVHLVSSQVQLEPTQSRELQRQIETGPVLLNVRGTFHARSNLGALFRYSYWLHTHCSFSLNSPPSGAMRARRCSTKR; this is translated from the coding sequence ATGTCTCATCACCATCACTATGAAACCAACCCTCATTTCGCGCGCCTTCCATCTCAGAATCAACACGTCAAAGGTGGTGGTGCCTCTACCTCACAAACACCCCCACATCAAACCTCAAAATCTCACCCCAAAACTGCACCAGGAATCCAAATCAAGCCTCGTGATCGCCACGGTAAACGACCAGTCCAAGAACCTCCTCATTCCGTGATACCTGTACCACTAAGACCAGAAGAGAGACTACCACCACGGGAAACTCCAAACTCTTCCAAAATACCAGTACTATCAAGCCCTGAAGAGAAACGACCACCACGGAAAAACCCAAACTCTGCTAAAAGACCGTTACTATTAAGCCCTGAAGGTCATCAACGATCTCCACCACCACAACAACCACAAGCACCACGCGGTTACGCAACATCATTACCTCCAATAGCCAAACCAACTCCATGGAGAAACGCTCCAACACCATCACCGCATCGCCGTGGTGGCCACCGGACGCCACCACCTTCAAGAGACCAAACAAACACAGCCACATGGTCAGCTGCATTCTGCTGTGCCATCTTCTGGATCATTCTTATCCTCAGCGGTCTAGTCGTCCTAATCGTCTACCTAGTGTACCGTCCACGCTCTCCTCACATCGACATCTCAGCCGCTAACTTAAACGCCGCTTATCTCGACATGGGGTTTCTTCTAAACGGAGACCTAACCATGTTAGCAAACTTCACAAACCCAAACAAGAAAAGCAGTGTAGAGTTCAGCTCTTTGACGTTCGAGCTTTACTACTACAACACTCTTATAGCGTCTCAGTACGTTGAGCCTTTTAAGGTTCCTAAGAAAATGTCCATGTTTGCGAATGTTCATCTCGTGAGTAGTCAAGTTCAGCTCGAGCCAACGCAGAGCCGGGAGCTGCAGCGTCAGATTGAAACCGGTCCGGTTTTGTTGAACGTGAGAGGAACGTTTCATGCACGTTCGAACTTAGGGGCGTTGTTTAGGTACTCTTATTGGTTGCATACTCATTGCAGCTTTTCTTTGAATAGTCCTCCTTCAGGAGCTATGCGTGCTAGAAGATGCAGTACCAAACGCTAA